DNA sequence from the Acidobacteriota bacterium genome:
GGTTGTGCGCCGAGATCCTGAGGCCGTGGGGCTCAGTTCACCACGGGACGCAACCGGTTTGTTCGAACTGGTGCCCGATTCACAGCCCGAGTTGCTGCTGCCTTTTGAAGGCTCGGGCGTGGATACCGTCTGGCGCTTCGAGTTGCCCAAAGCGGCCAACCCCTTCGACTATTCCACCATCGCTGACGTCCTTCTGACCATCGAGTACACTGCTCTGAACAGTTTCGATTACCGTGAACAGGTGATCCAAACACTCGATCCAGCGATCAGCCTCGACCGGCCGTTCAGTTTCCAGCAGCAATTTCCGGATCAGTGGTATGACCTGAACAATCCAGACCAAACGCCAACACCGATGGTTGTGCGCTTCGAAACTACGCGTGAGGATTTCCTGCCGAACATTGACGATCTGAAGATTCAGCATTTGGTGCTCTACTTTGCCCCAACCAATGGACAACCAGTCGAAATACGGAGTGCTCGGCTCCTGTTCAAAAAACAGGGCGACCAGACTCCAGTCGGTGGTTCGGCTGACTCCATCGATGGCGTGATCAGCACGCGCCGAACCAACGGCAGTAGTTGGGTGCCGATCACGGGCAACAAACCTCCTATCGGCGAATGGGAATTGGCGTTGCCGACCGATGAGACGACCAAAAACTTTTTTAGGAACGGTGAGATCGAGGACATCTTGTTCGTCATCACCTATTCTGGCCTTACACCGGAATGGCCTATTTAGCGTCGGCCTTTTTGAGTCGAACTCTTGCCACACTAAAATGGTGCATAGTGTTTTTGGTTGAGCCGATCGTTATTAACCGTTTCCTTGCAAAATTTGCGGACATATTGCCATAGGTAAAGAGGGCAGGACGGAAACAGTCAGAGCGGGTCACGAGCTGCTAAGTACTTGTTATTCCTGATCAGAGCCAATTAGAAACTATCAGAGCGGGTCGGCAGAAACCGGTAGCGCTTGTTTGAGGTGCGAGAGGTTGTGGGTTCGAATCCCGCCATCCCGACTGTGTATTCCGGTGATGGTGAAAAGTAATTCCGGCTGACGGCCATTCCTTATCCACCGAACCTCAATGATGGGACTTTTACTATTCAAGACTATGACAAAATCGTCATAGTTATAATCCCGCCTGAAACCCTGCTTTGCATCCTCCGCTGATGTTACCCTGAGACAAAAATATCCTACTAACTGAACACCAACATTGAAAACAAAAAACTTAACCCATTGGAATGCTCATTGCATTGAGTGGTGTGTCCAGTATTCAACTGAAACCAAAACGATATGTCCAGCAAGATGCCATATGAACTCAAACGAGAAGGCACGTATACCCCGCGAGATATTGCACTATTTGACCAATCATCCGGGAACGCAGGATACGCTGGAAGGAATCGTCGAATGGTGTTTGTTGGAGCAAGCAATTCAACATTGGACTGAGAAGGTGAAGGAAGCGCTAGCAGAATTGGTCGCCCAGGGATTTGTGATAGAGACCCGCGGAGCCGATGGACGGGCTCGTTATCGAATCAACCAGAAAAAAGCAGATCAAATTCATCAATTGATTGATCAAGAGGTAGACTGAGTTAACTACGTTCAGCCAGCCAGCGACGGAAAATAATAACCGAGCTGAGGGGGAGTTCTAACATGGAAGAAGTTACTGAAACTACTACTGCGGAGGCAGCGGCAACGAGTCCCACCAATCCTGACGACGAAAAAAACGCCAACCCTGGTGACGAGTTAGAGCGACTGAGAAAAGAGTTACAAGATGCTGAAAACACGCTCAGCGTTGACACAAAAAAACGCGATGCATTGAAGACCGATGTAACCGCATTGGAGAAAATCGTAGGCGAATTCAAGCAGGCCTCAAGCAGTTATGACCCGGAAAAGTCAGGTCTCAAGCACGATCGAGCGGATATCCAGCAATATTATGATGACAAGTACCGCATGATCTTAACCATACCTGTTATCCGCGATAATCAAACGAAAGTGGAGAAGATCGTAAAAGATAGCAAGGATGAGATCTGGAAATTGGAGCATGAAATCATTCCTCAATTGCGACAGGCTGCCAATACAGCGAGCGGGGATTACGACGATGCCAAAGAAGACCTCAGTAGAAAACAGCTTGCCTATGATGGAGAGAAAAACTATCAGAAAGAGCTCGCCTCAAACCTACAAAAACTGAAAGATTTCAACAATACCATCGAAAAGGAGGAGGAGAAGAAAAATTATCTCGCAATGTATTTCTACCTGGGTGAGATGAAAGATCTGTTGGGGCGCACCGTGGTCAAAACACCGGAACAATATCAAGAGGCATTATTCGCTGCCTTTAAGGCACTGAATTCCGCCAAGGATGCTTTACGTGAAAAGCAGGTGAAGCGGGAAGAAGCAAAGAATGATTTGGCGGTAGCGGAGGCAAAACTTAAGCAGCTAACGGACCAGCGAACCGAAAAGACACTGAAACAACTGAGCGAAGAGTTACTGAAGTAACCGAAAGATTGTGTTGACTAGGGGGGCGGCGGCTTTTTGCTGAGGCCGGCGGCATCTTGGAAATGTGAGCGAGAACAATTATGAGCAGCTACAAAGTCATTGCCGAGGTAAGCAAGAAGCTGCGCGGGATATTGTGGGGTGCGTTTCAGGCGGATAACGAAATCAATCCGGCGATCATTGGTAACGAGCAGGCGATTGTCTTCAGCAACCCGACACAAACGGCGCGCGATTCAGCCAACCGTCTTTCGTTATGGCTTTATGAGATCACCGAAAACGAGTTCATGAAGAATCAACCGCAGTTGCGCGGTGACGATCATCGGACGACTCAGTTCCCCCCGCTGGTTTTGAATCTGTTTTATCTCGTCACGCCTTTTGCGACCGATGGAGAAAGCGATCACCTGTTGCTGGGCAAGACGATGCAGGTGCTGTACGACAACGCCATCGCTTTGCTGCGCGACGCCAATGACGAAATAGCCGAGGAAATGCGCATCATTCTTTGCCGGCTCACGCTCGAAGAGTTGACCCGCATCTGGGAAGCCTTGCGCGAACCTTACCGCTTATCGGTCTGTTATCAGGTGCGCGTAGTGAAGGTGGAATCACAACGCCTCGCCGGACAGGGAAGAATCACAGAACGCGGCGCAAACATAAGCGATAACCCAAGTTGAGACGGCGCGCGATTGATTAGCCATGATCGAATTTCATCGCCAAAAGGAAGCCATCATCTTCAATCTGGAAGATAGCTACGCCCGGTCGCGCAGGGTGCGCGGAAAGCATCCGCGACCGCTCGGCTCACTCAAATTTTATCTCGTCGGGCAAGTCGTGAATGGCGGGCAGCGGAATTTCGCCGCGCCGTTGGAAATGATCATGACCAACAACAACAGCGGGTATCATCTGTTTTTCGGCCAAGTCAAATGGCCTGACCGGTTTGCACGGCACGCACTGAAGGAGGGCCGCCGCTACGTGGTACGCGTGGAGAGCAGCTTTTATCAGGTAATAGAGCGCGCTGATATTGATTGGCCCATGAAACAGCCGGTTGAACCATACTTTTTTGATCTGGCCCCCGGCTACGATTATCCATTTCCGACAGAGGGCACTTTGGGAGGCGCAGTTGGCCAGACTCTTTTGCGCGGAGCCTTATTGAGTTCAGGTGGGGAAGGAATTGCTGGCGGGACAGTCCGGGTACAAAACAAATCGAACGTTTACAGCACGGATCGAACCGGCAAGTGGGTGTTGGTATTTCCTGATGGTCAGGCTTCGGGCAATGTCACAGTGGACGTGGCGTTGAGCAATCCGCCGTCTCAATTTCAGGTAACCGATGTACACATCGAGCGAGGACTCACACGCGGTTTGATGCAAACGGCGCTTCAAGGCCGTGTCATGACGGCGGCCGGCGTTGGCATCGGCGGAGCCACGATTGAAGTCAGCAATCAACAGGGGCAGGCGCGCACGCGCAGCGATGGGAGGTGGTTTTACTACTTTCCTCTCAACCAGCCTGCCGCGACAGTAAGCGTGACGGCGCGGTTGCCCGATGGGCGTACCAAGACGCAGCCAAACGTGAAAGTGCAACCACAAGAAACCAGTAAGGAAGCAGTAGTTTTTCAATTTCCATAATCAGACCAAGGAGGTCATGCATGCCTGAATATTTATCACCTGGCGTCTATGTCGAAGAAATTGCGGGGCCACGCGCCATTGAAGGAGTCGGCACCAGCACTTCAGGCTTTGTCGGACAAACTGAACGTGGGCCGACCGCGCCGCAACTTGTTACAAGCTGGCTGGATTATCAGCGTTGGTATGGCGGTTATATTGACTCGGCCATCTCATATCTACCATTTGCGGTCAAAGGTTTCTTTGACAACGGTGGCGCGCGGGCTTTCATTGCCCGAGTTCATAGAACCCGGGCTGACGGGGCTGATGACGCTGAGTTTTCTCTGCCGACAGCAGTCGGCACACAGAATCTGGTAGTGCAGGCCAACGGTTTGGGCGAATGGGGAAATCGAATTTTTGCCCGAGTGCGGGACGCAAGCCAGCCTGGCGGAGTGGCGAAGTTTCGGCTCACGCTGATCTATTACTCCGTGCCGCCCGTGCCATTTGTTGATCCGCTCGATCCACTAAACATTGCAAACCCAGACCGCCGCGATCCCGATGTGGTCGAAGATTACGACAACCTGGGAATTGATCCCATCGGACCGAACTATGCGTTGACCACGGTCAACAGCGCTTCAAAGCTGGTTCACCTGAGCTGGACAGTGCCGGCCGATCCTGCCGCGCGCCCGAATAACGTCGGTTTCGCAGCCGCGCAATTGACGGGCGGTGATGACGGAGCTGGGCCTATCGGGACGAATCCATATTTGGGGCTGCCGACGCCGGACCCGGTCAACGAAAGAACGGGATTGGCCGGATTGGGAGCGATTGACGAAGTTGCTATGCTCACTATTCCCGACCACGTTCACCCTTCCTTCTCTGCGGCTGAGCAGTCAGTACTGATGAACGAAATCGTGAATCAATGCGAACTGCTGAAAGACCGCTTCGCGGTTCTCAACATCGCCGGCAACCAGGGCAACGTCACCAATGTCAACCCACCACGTGACAGTTCTTACGGCGCGGTCTATTACCCCTGGATACGGATTTTCGATTCCCGCACCAGAGACACGCTGCTTGTGCCGCCAAGCGGGCATGTTATGGGAATTTATGCGCGCACAGACATCGAGCGCGGCGTTCACAAAGCTCCCGCCAATGAAGTCGTGCGCGGCATTGTTAATCAAGACCTCAATAGCGTACGCAAGCCGGTCGAATACCAGATTACCAAGGGGCAACAGGACATACTGAATCCGAAAGGGGTCAACGCCATTCGTGATTTTCGCCCGGATCGGCGCGACATCCGTGTCTGGGGCGCGCGCACCATGTCTTCCGACTCGGCTTGGCGCTATGTCAACGTGCGCCGATTGTTCATCTTCATCGAAGAGTCTATTGATCAAGGCACGCAGTTCGTCGTCTTCGAGCCGAATGACGAGCCGACCTGGGCCATCGTGCGTCGCGTCATTACGAATTTCCTGACCAGCGTCTGGCGTAGCGGCGCTCTGATGGGCACGACGCAGGAACAGGCATTTTTCGTCAAATGCGACCGCACGACGATGACTGAAGACGACATCCTGAATGGCCGGTTGATTTGTTACATCGGTATTGCGCCGGTCAGACCGGCAGAGTTCGTGATCTTCCGCATCAGCCAGAAGACGGCTGAGGCCTAAGCCTAATAAACAAGGAGGAATGAGTTATGGCCGAGACTGGAAGCCGCAATGATCCTTTTGCTTCGTTCAACTTTCTGGTCGAGATTGACGGCGTGACAAAAGCCGGGTTTTCGGAATGTACCGGAATCAACTCCGAAACCGATGCAATTGAATATCGCAATGGAGACGAAGACATCACAGTGCGGAAACTGCCGGGCCTGAAGAAATTCGGCAATATCACTTTCAAGCGCGGTTACACCAACAGCAAGGATTTGTGGGAATGGCGCAAGAAGGTGATGGACGGCAAGACCGAGCGCAAATCCGGAGCGGTCGTGCTGCTCAACGAAGCCCGAGAGCAGGCTATGCGCTGGAATTTCCGCGAAGCCTGGCCGCGCAAATGGGATGGCCCGTCTTTCAACGCCAAAAACAACGAAGTCGCCATCGAGACGCTGGAAATTGTATGCGAAGGCGTAGTGCTTGAATGAAGATGCACGGCGCTTCCCTGGGAGCGCCGTCTTCCTCGACTTCGGCTCCCGGATATTACGGCCGCCTCTTTCGCAGAAGCTCCCAGCGAATTGAAGCTTCACTGGCTGCTCAAATGCGTTTTGCCTTATGTACGCTTACTCCACGCCCGGCGTTTACTTTGAATGGATTGATGTCCAGCCGCCCGTGCTTGGCCCTTTGCGAACCGACATTGCCGGTTTCGTGGGAATAGCCGAGCGCGGGCTGCTCAACACGCCGGTCAGGATAGATAGTTGGGCGCAGTTCACGGGTTCATTCGGCAGACACATTCCGCAAGGCTATCTGGCCTATGCCGTCGAAGGGTTCTTTGAAAACGGAGGGCGCACCTGCTGGGTGGTGCGAGTCACCGACCCGCAAAAAGCGAAGCCCGCAAGCGCCGAATGGCGCGCAACTTCATCATCCGGTAGGAGCTTGGGGACTGTCTTGCACTTGAGCGCCCACAGCCCCGGGGCCTGGGGCAACGACATACTTTGCACGATCGTGCGGACTGCAGCCAATCGCTTCACGCTGAAGGTGCAGTTGCCGGATGGGGCGCAGGAGGTATTTCGCAACCTGGAGTTTGAAGAGGCTGATTCGCGTTCGACCCATAAGACGATTGAAACAATTAATGACCTTCAGGGAGGTTCGCGGCTGGTAACAGTGACGGCGCTTCCTGAATTCGCTATCGAGAAAGTGATGGGCGAGCAGCACGAGGACAGGTTCTTTTTAGAAGGCGGGCAGGATGGGTTGGCGACGCTGACTCCGGAACATTTCATCGGCGAGATGTCTTCGCCCGATCAGCCTTTGGGGCTTGCCGCGCTGGCGAAAATTGATGAAGTAAGCATCGTGGCGATACCCGACATCATGCCGAAGCGGGTGATCCAGCCGCGAACGAAGTCGTTGCCGCCGAGATGCGATTTGTTGGATGCGGAATCGCCGCCGCCCGGGCGTCGCCCTGAGCAGTTGGAATTCCCGCCGGCTTTCGACGAAGCGCAGATTCTCGATCTGCAGCTTGCGCTGATCCGCCATTGCGAAAGTCTGAAGGATAGAGTTGCAGTGCTTGATTCGTTGAATCAAGTCAGGCCGGACAGGGTGATCAATTGGCGCGCCTTGTTCAACACGAAGTATGGCGCGCTTTACCATCCATGGTTGATGGCGCCGGATGCGCTAAACCTCGAAGGTCTGCTTCGCCCGGTTCCGCCCAGTGGCCACATCGCTGGTGTTTATGCGCGTAGCGACCTGCGCGTAGGTGTGCACAAACCGCCGGCCAACGAAGAGATCGAGGCGGCGAACAATGTTGGTAGACAGATTGACGACATTATTCACGGCTTGCTGAACGATGAAAGCGTGAACGTCATCAGACCCTACAATGGGCGCGGAATCCGCGTGGCCGGAGCGCGCACTCTCAGCCGCGATCCCGAATGGCGCTACGTCAACGTGCGACGTTTGATGACGATGATCGAAGAAGCCATTGACGAAGGTACGCAATGGATCGTCTTCGAGCCGAACAATCAGGCCTTGTGGCGCGATATTGATCGCGTGGTGCGGAACTTTCTTGAGGGCTTGTGGCGGCGCGGAATGTTGGACGGCGCGACGAGTGACGACGCCTTCTTTGTGCGCTGCGACGAAACAACAAACTCGCCCGAAGATACCGAAGCCGGACGGGTGATCTGCATGATCGGCGTTCAGCCGCCCTGGCCCGCTGAATTTGTGGTGGTTCGCATTGGCAGAACCCAGGGCGCAACCGAAATTGTCGAACTGGGAGGGGGATGAAATGGCCGAGGTTGGCGCGCGCAAAGATCCATTTCTGGTTTTTCGATTCAAGGTCAAGCTGAATCAAATTACGGTGGCCGAGTTCAGCGAATGCAGCGGACTTCAGCTCGAGACCGAAGTCCACGATTACAACGAAGGTGGCGTGAACGACCACGTCCACAAGTTTCCGACGCGAACCAAGCAAACAAACATTGTTTTGAAGCGGGGCATAGTGGATCGCGAACTGTGGAATTGGTATCGGGATTTGTACTTCAACGGCAAAGTGCAGCCGCGCGACGGGACGATTACGGTGTTCGACCCCGCAGGAGAGAAGGTCGTGATGGAGTGCCAGTTCAGCAAGGCTTTCCCTTGCAAATGGCACGGGCCGGAACTGAATGCCACACAAAACAACGTCGCCGTCGAAATGCTGGAACTGGCCCATCAGGGGCTGAATTGGATTAAGTAGCCGCAAACCGCGGGAATTGTGAGGCGAGTCTATGCCGGTTCACGTTGAAGAATTGACCAGCGAGGTGGCCGTCCTGGACGGCGAGTTGCCGCTGAGCGAACGGCAGGTCGAGAAACTGGTGCTGATGGTGCTCAGACGGCTGGAAGAAAAGAAAGGCGAAGCGGAATCGAATCGCGACGCGACGATGTTACGCCGTGCCGCACGCCCGCCAATTTACGTCGGCGGATGAACTGAGTTATGGCCTATTCCCAAGCTACCATCAAAATTTTGGACAAGGACGCCATTGATGATTCGATCGGGCTGACCGAGTTCATCAAAGTTCAGTTCAACCCCACCGAATACTCGATTGAAAAAAGCGCGCAGATCGCCGAAATCGCGATTCCGGGCATTGATTCTCCGATTCTGCAATTCATCCGCGGGCAGAATGAAAAGCTCACACTGGAATTGTTCTTTGACACCACCGGGGGCGGCAGGGGGGACGATACGGGTGGAATGGGCGACGGGGCAAAAGACGTGCGCGACAAAACAAGATCAATTTATCAACTGGTCAAGATACAGCCCAAAACGCATGCGCCGCCGCGGATTCAATTCACCTGGGGCAGTCTCTCGTTCCGGGCTATTGTCGAGAGCGTCCAGCAGAAATTCACGCTTTTCAGTCCGAGCGGAATCCCGTTGCGGGCGACCGTGACTGTGAGCTTCCGCGAGTACAAAACGCTCGAAGAGCAGCTTAAGGAATTGAAGCTGCAATCGTCCGACCACACCAAACAGCGTGTGATTCAGCAAGGCGACACGTTGAACCATATCGCCTTTGAAGAATATGACAACCCGTCGGAGTGGCGGCGAATCGTCGAAGCCAATCCGAGAGCGATTGTGAACCCGCGCCGTCTGATTCCGGGTATTGCGCTCGAAATCCCGCCGACGGACGTTTTTGGCTCGAAGATCGTGAAACGGCGATGAATGGCAAGAAGCCTAACACAGTCGAAATTTACAAAGGGCAGGATTTTTACGTCCCGTCTTTCGAACTGAAGCTGCATGGCCGCGCGCTCAGCAAAGAGATCGTCCGCGACGTCATTCAGGTTTCGTACCGCGACAACATTCAAGAGGTGGATAGTTTCGAGGTCACGATCAATAACTGGGACGCCGAGAAGCGCGACTTCAAGTACAGCGACGACCATAGGTTTGACCCAGGCGAAAAAATCGAGTTGTGGATGGGTTATTTTGGCAAGGACCCGCTGCGTTTGATGATCAAAGGCGAGATCACCTCGCTGCGCCCAACCTTTCCGACCAGCGGTCAACCGACATTGGCCATCAGCGGGTTGAACGTTTTGCACAGATTGCGCTCCAAGCAGGAATCGCATGCTTACGTGAAGATGAACGACAGCCAGATCGCCAGACAGATCGGTGGACGGCTCGGCGTGGAAATCAATACCGATGAGGTTTCAAAGGGGGAACAGTATAACTACCTGTTCCAGGACAACCAGTATGACATTGTCTTTTTGATGGAGCGCGCACGCCACATCGGTTGCGAGATCATGGTTGAAGAAAACGGGCAGAACGGACAGTCGCAGCCGAGCGCCCTGCGCTTCATTCCTTCGGTCAACGTCAAGCGCACCAACTACAAGCTCAAATTCGGCAGAGACCTGATCGAATTCCGGCCGGAGTTGACGACGGCCAGGCAGGTCGGCGAAGTCACAGTGCGCGGCTGGGACGCGAAGAACAAAAGGCCGATTGTGGCTACCGCCACACGCAGCCAGATTCGCACGAAAGGCGTCGGCCGGCGCGGCGGGCAAGCGGCCATCGAACAGTCTTTTAACCAGCGCAAAGAGATTATTGTGAACCATCCGATCGAAAGTGAGGCGGAAGCGAGGACATTGGCCAGGGAAACGCTCGAACGGATTGCCAAAGACATGGTCAAAGGTTCCGGTTCATCGGTCGGATTGCCCGACCTGCGCGCGGGAAGCATTTTGTTTATTGAAGGCTTGGGGGATCGTTTCACCGGGCATTACTTCGTCACCGCAACCACGCACGCCATAGGCGACAGCGGCTACACCACTCAATTCGAGTGCCGGCGGGAGGAAACCGAGGATAAATAGTTATGAACGAGGAAAGAGAAAATGGAATTGTCATCGGAATCGTAGACGATCTGAAAGACGAAGAAGGCTTGGGGCGCGTGAAGGTGCGATATCCGAATCACAGTGATCAGAAAAGCCATTGGGCGCGAATGGTCACCCCAATGGCGGGGAAGGATCGGGGCATGCGCTTCCCGTATGAAAAAGATGACGAGGTGCTGGTGGCCTTCGAGTACGGCAATCCGCGGCGGCCTTACATCCTGGGCGGATTGTGGAGCAACGTTGATAAGCCTCCGGCTGACGACGGGCAGACGCCGAAGAGCAATTGGCGCTTCATCCAATCACGCAGCGGCCACATCCTGCGATTTGACGACACCAGCGGCAAGGAGAAGATCGAGATCATCGCCAAAGACAGCAAGCGCAAAATCGTCATTGATGCCTCCGGCCAGAAGATTCAGATCATTTGCGACAGCGGCGATGTCGAGGTTTCGGCCAAGGCAGGAACCGTCAAAGTCGAAGCCGGGTCCGTCGAAGTGAAAGCGACGGCGGATATGAAGCTCGAAGCGGGCGGAACGCTGACGATCAAAGGCGCGACGGTCAACATCAACTGATTCGACAGAGGGATTTGCCATGGGAAAGCCGGCAGCAAAACAGGGCGACCACATCACCGCGATTGATATGCATTTGATTCAACCGCCGCCGCCGGCTTCGCCCGTCCTGGTGCCGCACCCGTTCGACGGAATCATTGACGGCGCCTTAAGCAGCAACGTCAACATCGAAAACCATCCCGCAGCCACCGTCAACAGCACTGCGACGAATACTCCGCCGCACATTCCGCAGGGCGGGACCTTTGTCAATCCGCCGAAGAATCGCGCGCAGATCATTCTGGGCAGCGCGACGGTCTTCATCAATAAAAAGCCGGCTGCGCGTGCGGGCGACACGGCGCTGACCTGCAACGATCCGGTTGATCTGCCGGTCGGCAAGGTCGTGGCTGTCAGTACGGTCTTGATCGGAGGTTGAGATGGCGAATGAGTTTCTTGGACGTGGCTGGGCCTTTCCCATCAAGCCGGATTTGAACGGGCGACTGACGTTTCTGAGCGGGGAGGAAAAGATTCGGCAGAGCATCTGGATCATTTTGGGCACTGCGCCGGGCGAACGCCAAATGCTGCCGGAGTTCGGCTGCGGCATTCACGATCTGGTGTTTGAACCGAACACCGTGGCGCTGCGCGGGTTTGTGCAAACAAGGGTGCGCGACGCGCTGACGCGTTG
Encoded proteins:
- a CDS encoding phage tail sheath family protein, which translates into the protein MPEYLSPGVYVEEIAGPRAIEGVGTSTSGFVGQTERGPTAPQLVTSWLDYQRWYGGYIDSAISYLPFAVKGFFDNGGARAFIARVHRTRADGADDAEFSLPTAVGTQNLVVQANGLGEWGNRIFARVRDASQPGGVAKFRLTLIYYSVPPVPFVDPLDPLNIANPDRRDPDVVEDYDNLGIDPIGPNYALTTVNSASKLVHLSWTVPADPAARPNNVGFAAAQLTGGDDGAGPIGTNPYLGLPTPDPVNERTGLAGLGAIDEVAMLTIPDHVHPSFSAAEQSVLMNEIVNQCELLKDRFAVLNIAGNQGNVTNVNPPRDSSYGAVYYPWIRIFDSRTRDTLLVPPSGHVMGIYARTDIERGVHKAPANEVVRGIVNQDLNSVRKPVEYQITKGQQDILNPKGVNAIRDFRPDRRDIRVWGARTMSSDSAWRYVNVRRLFIFIEESIDQGTQFVVFEPNDEPTWAIVRRVITNFLTSVWRSGALMGTTQEQAFFVKCDRTTMTEDDILNGRLICYIGIAPVRPAEFVIFRISQKTAEA
- a CDS encoding phage tail protein, whose protein sequence is MNEERENGIVIGIVDDLKDEEGLGRVKVRYPNHSDQKSHWARMVTPMAGKDRGMRFPYEKDDEVLVAFEYGNPRRPYILGGLWSNVDKPPADDGQTPKSNWRFIQSRSGHILRFDDTSGKEKIEIIAKDSKRKIVIDASGQKIQIICDSGDVEVSAKAGTVKVEAGSVEVKATADMKLEAGGTLTIKGATVNIN
- a CDS encoding phage tail protein; this encodes MAETGSRNDPFASFNFLVEIDGVTKAGFSECTGINSETDAIEYRNGDEDITVRKLPGLKKFGNITFKRGYTNSKDLWEWRKKVMDGKTERKSGAVVLLNEAREQAMRWNFREAWPRKWDGPSFNAKNNEVAIETLEIVCEGVVLE
- a CDS encoding GPW/gp25 family protein, giving the protein MANEFLGRGWAFPIKPDLNGRLTFLSGEEKIRQSIWIILGTAPGERQMLPEFGCGIHDLVFEPNTVALRGFVQTRVRDALTRWEPRIDVIDVRVETPPEARNYLLIRVDYRIRSNNAFFNLVYPFFINEGVG
- a CDS encoding phage tail sheath family protein, producing the protein MYAYSTPGVYFEWIDVQPPVLGPLRTDIAGFVGIAERGLLNTPVRIDSWAQFTGSFGRHIPQGYLAYAVEGFFENGGRTCWVVRVTDPQKAKPASAEWRATSSSGRSLGTVLHLSAHSPGAWGNDILCTIVRTAANRFTLKVQLPDGAQEVFRNLEFEEADSRSTHKTIETINDLQGGSRLVTVTALPEFAIEKVMGEQHEDRFFLEGGQDGLATLTPEHFIGEMSSPDQPLGLAALAKIDEVSIVAIPDIMPKRVIQPRTKSLPPRCDLLDAESPPPGRRPEQLEFPPAFDEAQILDLQLALIRHCESLKDRVAVLDSLNQVRPDRVINWRALFNTKYGALYHPWLMAPDALNLEGLLRPVPPSGHIAGVYARSDLRVGVHKPPANEEIEAANNVGRQIDDIIHGLLNDESVNVIRPYNGRGIRVAGARTLSRDPEWRYVNVRRLMTMIEEAIDEGTQWIVFEPNNQALWRDIDRVVRNFLEGLWRRGMLDGATSDDAFFVRCDETTNSPEDTEAGRVICMIGVQPPWPAEFVVVRIGRTQGATEIVELGGG
- a CDS encoding phage late control D family protein; its protein translation is MNGKKPNTVEIYKGQDFYVPSFELKLHGRALSKEIVRDVIQVSYRDNIQEVDSFEVTINNWDAEKRDFKYSDDHRFDPGEKIELWMGYFGKDPLRLMIKGEITSLRPTFPTSGQPTLAISGLNVLHRLRSKQESHAYVKMNDSQIARQIGGRLGVEINTDEVSKGEQYNYLFQDNQYDIVFLMERARHIGCEIMVEENGQNGQSQPSALRFIPSVNVKRTNYKLKFGRDLIEFRPELTTARQVGEVTVRGWDAKNKRPIVATATRSQIRTKGVGRRGGQAAIEQSFNQRKEIIVNHPIESEAEARTLARETLERIAKDMVKGSGSSVGLPDLRAGSILFIEGLGDRFTGHYFVTATTHAIGDSGYTTQFECRREETEDK
- a CDS encoding PAAR domain-containing protein gives rise to the protein MGKPAAKQGDHITAIDMHLIQPPPPASPVLVPHPFDGIIDGALSSNVNIENHPAATVNSTATNTPPHIPQGGTFVNPPKNRAQIILGSATVFINKKPAARAGDTALTCNDPVDLPVGKVVAVSTVLIGG
- a CDS encoding DUF4255 domain-containing protein; its protein translation is MSSYKVIAEVSKKLRGILWGAFQADNEINPAIIGNEQAIVFSNPTQTARDSANRLSLWLYEITENEFMKNQPQLRGDDHRTTQFPPLVLNLFYLVTPFATDGESDHLLLGKTMQVLYDNAIALLRDANDEIAEEMRIILCRLTLEELTRIWEALREPYRLSVCYQVRVVKVESQRLAGQGRITERGANISDNPS
- a CDS encoding phage tail protein, which codes for MAEVGARKDPFLVFRFKVKLNQITVAEFSECSGLQLETEVHDYNEGGVNDHVHKFPTRTKQTNIVLKRGIVDRELWNWYRDLYFNGKVQPRDGTITVFDPAGEKVVMECQFSKAFPCKWHGPELNATQNNVAVEMLELAHQGLNWIK
- a CDS encoding carboxypeptidase regulatory-like domain-containing protein, with the translated sequence MIEFHRQKEAIIFNLEDSYARSRRVRGKHPRPLGSLKFYLVGQVVNGGQRNFAAPLEMIMTNNNSGYHLFFGQVKWPDRFARHALKEGRRYVVRVESSFYQVIERADIDWPMKQPVEPYFFDLAPGYDYPFPTEGTLGGAVGQTLLRGALLSSGGEGIAGGTVRVQNKSNVYSTDRTGKWVLVFPDGQASGNVTVDVALSNPPSQFQVTDVHIERGLTRGLMQTALQGRVMTAAGVGIGGATIEVSNQQGQARTRSDGRWFYYFPLNQPAATVSVTARLPDGRTKTQPNVKVQPQETSKEAVVFQFP
- a CDS encoding peptidoglycan-binding protein, translating into MAYSQATIKILDKDAIDDSIGLTEFIKVQFNPTEYSIEKSAQIAEIAIPGIDSPILQFIRGQNEKLTLELFFDTTGGGRGDDTGGMGDGAKDVRDKTRSIYQLVKIQPKTHAPPRIQFTWGSLSFRAIVESVQQKFTLFSPSGIPLRATVTVSFREYKTLEEQLKELKLQSSDHTKQRVIQQGDTLNHIAFEEYDNPSEWRRIVEANPRAIVNPRRLIPGIALEIPPTDVFGSKIVKRR